A region of Sesamum indicum cultivar Zhongzhi No. 13 linkage group LG7, S_indicum_v1.0, whole genome shotgun sequence DNA encodes the following proteins:
- the LOC105166592 gene encoding ras-related protein RABF1 encodes MGCSSSVPDKNTGRGVGINPENGGVNDPKNLRVKLVLLGDSGVGKSCIVLRFVRGQFDPTSKVTVGASFLSQTIALQDSTTVKFEIWDTAGQERYAALAPLYYRGAAVAVVVYDITSPESFSKAQYWVKELQKHGSPDIVMALVGNKADLQEKREVPVQDGIDYAERNGMFFIETSAKTADNINQLFEEIAKRLPRPSPS; translated from the exons ATGGGTTGCTCTTCGTCAGTTCCAG ATAAAAATACTGGGCGAGGTGTTGGAATTAATCCTGAGAACGGAGGCGTGAATGACCCGAAAAACCTTCGCGTTAAG TTGGTGCTGTTAGGTGATTCTGGCGTCGGTAAAAGTTGCATCGTCCTTCGATTTGTTCGTGGTCAATTTGATCCAACATCCAAG GTTACTGTGGGAGCATCTTTCTTGTCTCAGACAATAGCCTTGCAGGATTCTACTAcagtgaaatttgaaatatggGACACTGCTGGACAAGAAAG GTATGCAGCTCTTGCACCATTATATTATCGAGGTGCTGCTGTTGCAGTTGTTGTGTATGATATAACCAGTCCTGAATCATTCTCTAAAGCGCAATACTGGGTCAAG GAATTACAAAAGCATGGGAGTCCTGATATAGTCATGGCTTTGGTTGGTAACAAAGCTGATCTCCAAGAGAAACGAGAAGTACCAGTTCAA gaTGGAATTGACTATGCTGAAAGGAATGGCATGTTCTTTATTGAGACTTCTGCAAAGACGGCAGACAACATAAACCAGCTGTTTGAG GAAATTGCCAAGAGACTTCCACGACCATCCCCTTCCTGA
- the LOC105166593 gene encoding putative pentatricopeptide repeat-containing protein At3g08820 has translation MALQEIQAALFQGFTAFSHLKHIHARLLRFYLNQNHYLLNKLLKCAFHFSHPDYAVTVFRQTHEPNIYLYHTMIRGLVSNDCFNQAIDFFYLMRKEGFLPNNFTFPFVLKSCSRNLDFGLGAKVHSLVVKVGYDGDVFVKTGLVGFYSKLERLEDAQKLFDDIPEKNVVSWTAIMGGYVGAGRFREVVDLFRKSLAMGLRPDSYTLVRVLSACSQLGDLGAGQWIHKYVLDIGMGSNVFVNTSLVDMYAKCGNMEKARAVFNEMLERDIVTWGAIIQGYAANGLPKEALEMFHRMQKENLKPDCYVMVGVLSACARLGALELGERASSMMDRSEFLSNPVMGTALVDMYAKCGKMAVAWEVFKRMKVKDLIIFNAVISGLAMTGHVKAAFCCFGLLEKCGLKPDGNTFLGLLCACSHAGLVDDGRRYFYAMSCLYSLTPTIEHYGSMVDLLARAGLLDEAHRMVWNMPMKANAIVWGALLGGCRLHKNTQLAEHVLKQLIKLEPWNSGNYVLLSNIYSANQKWDESENVRSIMKESGIQKVRGYSWIEINGIVHEFLVGDTYHPMSDKIYAKLMELAKELRAAGYVPTTEFVLFDIEEEEKEHFLGCHSEKLALAFGLICTNTDAVIRIVKNLRVCGDCHTAIKLISKITGREIIVRDTNRFHHFVDGSCSCRDYW, from the coding sequence ATGGCATTGCAGGAGATACAAGCGGCTCTTTTTCAAGGCTTCACTGCTTTCAGCCACCTCAAGCACATTCATGCACGCCTCCTGCGGTTCTACCTCAATCAGAAccactatttattaaataagttgTTAAAATGCGCCTTTCATTTCAGCCACCCGGACTATGCCGTGACTGTATTTAGGCAGACCCATGAAcccaatatttatttgtaccATACTATGATTCGTGGGTTGGTCTCAAATGATTGTTTTAACCAAGCTATAGATTTCTTCTACTTGATGCGCAAAGAAGGATTTTTGCCTAACAATTTTACGTTCCCTTTTGTTCTCAAGTCTTGCTCGAGGAACTTGGATTTTGGGCTGGGTGCAAAGGTTCATTCTCTGGTTGTCAAAGTGGGTTATGATGGTGATGTTTTTGTGAAGACCGGCTTGGTGGGGTTCTACTCAAAATTGGAGAGGCTGGAGGATGCCCAGAAGTTGTTTGATGATATTCCTGAGAAGAATGTGGTTTCTTGGACTGCGATAATGGGTGGTTATGTTGGAGCTGGAAGATTCAGAGAGGTGGTTGATTTATTTAGGAAGTCCTTGGCAATGGGTTTAAGGCCAGACAGTTATACGCTTGTTCGGGTTTTATCTGCATGCAGTCAGCTGGGAGATTTGGGGGCTGGCCAGTGGATTCATAAGTATGTTTTGGACATAGGAATGGGTAGTAATGTGTTTGTGAATACTTCTTTGGTAGATATGTATGCGAAGTGTGGAAACATGGAGAAGGCTCGTGCCGTGTTCAATGAGATGCTAGAAAGGGATATTGTTACTTGGGGTGCCATCATTCAAGGTTATGCCGCAAATGGACTACCAAAAGAGGCTTTAGAAATGTTCCATAGAATGCAAAAGGAGAATTTGAAACCAGATTGCTATGTCATGGTTGGGGTGCTCTCTGCATGTGCAAGGTTAGGAGCTTTGGAACTGGGAGAACGGGCTAGCAGCATGATGGACAGGAGTGAGTTTCTCTCAAATCCTGTAATGGGTACTGCCTTGGTTGACATGTATGCTAAATGTGGGAAGATGGCCGTAGCCTGGGAAGTCTTCAAAAGGATGAAAGTGAAggatcttataatttttaatgcaGTCATATCAGGCTTGGCTATGACTGGCCACGTGAAAGCtgcattttgttgttttggtCTATTAGAGAAATGTGGGTTGAAGCCTGATGGAAATACCTTTCTTGGTCTGCTTTGTGCGTGTTCTCATGCTGGTCTTGTTGATGACGGGCGTAGATATTTCTATGCCATGAGTTGCTTGTATTCTTTAACTCCTACTATTGAGCATTATGGAAGCATGGTTGATCTTCTTGCTCGAGCAGGTTTGTTAGATGAAGCCCATCGAATGGTGTGGAATATGCCAATGAAGGCTAACGCTATAGTTTGGGGAGCTTTGTTGGGTGGCTGTCGGTTACACAAGAACACTCAATTGGCTGAACATGTCCTGAAACAGTTGATAAAATTAGAACCCTGGAACTCAGGAAACTATGTCCTTCTATCAAACATTTACTCAGCTAACCAGAAATGGGATGAGTCGGAGAATGTTAGGTCAATTATGAAAGAGAGCGGCATTCAGAAAGTGCGTGGCTATAGTTGGATAGAGATAAATGGAATTGTTCATGAGTTCCTTGTTGGAGATACTTACCATCCTATGTCGGATAAAATATATGCAAAACTCATGGAGCTGGCCAAAGAACTGAGAGCAGCCGGCTATGTGCCTACTACAGAATTCGTGCTCTTCGACATTGAAGAGGAGGAGAAGGAGCATTTCCTGGGTTGCCACAGTGAGAAGCTAGCTCTTGCATTTGGCCTAATTTGTACTAACACTGATGCAGTCATCCGAATAGTTAAAAACCTTCGAGTATGTGGCGATTGTCATACAGCCATCAAACTCATCTCAAAGATAACGGGACGAGAAATTATTGTCCGGGATACTAACCGTTTCCATCACTTCGTGGATGGATCATGCTCATGTAGAGATTATTGGTGA
- the LOC105166594 gene encoding probable protein S-acyltransferase 15, whose protein sequence is MKLRRFLSIHVLSLFLFMGFLYYVTIFIFIEDWFGLQSSAGLLNSLILSISTFMCMFAFVACLLSDPGGVPSGYVPDVEDGQGPDHEIKKSGAQLRQCDKCSGHKPPRAHHCRVCRRCVLRMDHHCSWINNCVGQKNYKPFLLLLFYATVASTYSAILITCSSLQKDWDSTGRHRLKTFHVCCVIGSVCLSLTLGSLFAWHVYLTSRNLTTIEYHEEKRAAWLARKSGQSYHHPYDFGFYKNITLVLGPNVIKWLWPTAISHIKDGLSFPTVRESS, encoded by the exons ATGAAACTCAGAAGATTTCTATCGATCCATGTTCTatcattgtttctttttatggGATTTCTGTATTATGTGAcgatattcatatttatcgaAGATTGGTTTGGGTTACAGAGCTCAGCTGGCTTGCTAAACTCTCTGATCTTAAGTATTTCCACTTTTATGTGCATGTTTGCGTTTGTGGCGTGTCTGCTCTCGGACCCCGGCGGCGTTCCATCTGGTTATGTCCCTGATGTTGAAGATGGCCAAGGCCCAGATCacgaaatcaagaaaagt GGTGCACAACTGAGGCAATGTGACAAGTGTTCTGGACACAAGCCTCCCAGGGCTCATCATTGTCGTGTCTGCAGAAGGTGTGTTCTTAGAATG GATCACCATTGCTCCTGGATTAATAATTGCGTGGGCCAAAAGAACTACAAGCCGTTTCTTCTTTTACTCTTCTATGCAACTGTTGCAAGCACTTATTCTGCG ATTCTTATAACATGCAGCTCACTTCAGAAAGACTGGGATTCTACTGGCAGACATCGTCTCAAGACCTTTCAC gTTTGTTGTGTGATTGGTAGTGTATGTTTAAGTTTGACGCTTGGATCTCTGTTCGCCTGGCATGTATACCTAACGTCCCGTAACTTGACAACGATAGAG TACCATGAGGAAAAACGAGCTGCATGGTTGGCAAGGAAATCCGGGCAGAGCTATCATCATCCTTATGATTTTggtttttacaaaaatattacccTG GTCTTGGGTCCGAACGTGATAAAATGGCTTTGGCCCACGGCTATCAGTCACATCAAAGATGGACTTAGCTTCCCGACTGTACGTGAAAGCTCATGA